The window ATGCTTCCCGCCGAACCACCTCAGAACTGAAGGAATATGTTTATCATCGTAATAATTCATAGCCAATGTACTCGCTCCCTTTTCCGATATCGTGTTGTTCGATATGGGAATAGGCAGGACTCTGTTTGTCCTCTCACGCAGGCTCGATCTCCCTGCAGTAAGTGCTACTCATTCCTTGCGGAAGCTCGCCGAAGGGGATAACAATGTATCTCAAAACTGCACCGTCCTAGCGGTACAGCTCCTTCATCGCACCTGAATTTAGAGAGTGGGTATCACTGGCCAATCGTAGTGTATGTTCATAGGTTAATCTTCATCGTAGATGGGCAGGCCTTCAATCACAGGTCCATCGCAGTCCAGCATAACCCAGCTGCAGCCAAGCCTGGCGGCATGGTTAACCACCCTGTGCAGACTTTCTGGAACATTCTTGAGGCCTTCTACACTTCGCAAATCTTTGGGAACCATGATGAACCAGCCAAATATTGATTTTTCAAAAAACTTCAGATCATTACAATCGTCTTTGTCCATCCATTCTTTTGCATCAGCTGTAATATGTGAGTCCGATGCTGTTAACATGGCAACGATCATCCGTACTCCTCCAGGCACACCCCTTTCAACAGGAGGGTGTGCATTTCTCCCCCTGTCAGGGCTGCCGCGGCTTACTTCATCAAAGCGATTTGTGTCCGCAGCATGGCTTCGTTAATCCTATTTTCAAGCAGCAGAACGTAAGTGTGTTTGATCAAATAGGTAGAGAACTTGGCCATACTTTTTCCAAATTTGAATTTCATATTTTCAAAAAACTCATCTGCGTGAAGCTCAGCAAGAGACGTTATAGATTGTAAAAAGCGTGCTAATTCCCCTTCCGTATCCTCTTGAGAGAGTAATGTTTGAAACTCCTGCAGCGTCTTAGCTTCATCCTTATGCTTTCGCCGGTAGCTGGTCAACATTGCCTTCAGCTCTTCAATATTTTCCTCGATGCCGAGCAGCTGCGCGCGTTTCCCATATCGGTAGATCAGCTCGCTTGCCTCATTCGGTGTCTGGTACTGAATCAGAGAAGTAATTTGCCACTTCTCTCGCTGCACTTCTCGATTCTTCCGCTGGATCTTTTCTTCCTCGATCAGTTCCTGGTACGCATTTGGCTTGGTCCCAAGCGGGACGCCGTCTGCGTATACCCGGCAAGAAATACCGGCAGCTTCTAAGGCGGCCTTCAACGGATCCGCTAGAGTGCGGCCAGCGTGTATCTCAACAAAAGGCGTAGGCTGAATCGATTGAATGATATCAACGGCTTTATCCGCTATATCCAGGGCATCGCTTTTTCTGGGGTGATACTTTTGGAGCGGATAAGGCGCTACGATGTCTTCATATCCGATAATCCGCTGCCCGTAAGGACTTAAGAAGAAAATATCCTCCCGAGGGAATGATCGGACCTCCATATACTCTATGACAGCGTTGATCCAGCGGCTTTGTTTCCCCTGATAGAATAGGTATGCCGGCAACGGTTCTGCCGGCCGGGCTGAAGATTCAGTGATGAAAGCAATTCTCCTCATACCAGCTCACCACCAGGTGCCGGAGCATATCTACTGCGTAGAAGTTTCTCTGCTTCCTTGATGGCGGCCTCCTTCTGAAAAACCCCATGCAATAAATAATCCTCGGTATCGAACTTCTCCCATGCTAAGATATGGAATAAAAGTCCATCGTTATATCCTAGTAATAAAGGATTGATTCCGGGCTCATAAAATGCAGGGTCTAGCACTTCGTCCAGAATAATAATGTCTGTTGGGTATCCACTCCAATAAACCGTCATGCTATTAGTATCGGGTGGACCATCCTCAAGATGCACAATGATTCCGTCCTGGCCTTTAAGAAGAGAACTACTTATTTCATACTCTGCCCCGGCCCAACCAGTAAGCGATAATCGATCACTACCGCAAACTTCCTTGGGATATGGATTCCTTGACAGAAGGGCGCAAACCTGACAAATGCCAGTCCGTTCAAAGTTTAATGTACGTCCTTTCTTTCCGCATCGCATGCAGATTTCCACTACTGGGATCACATCTAAGCATCCAGACATTACAATTGCGTTGCTGCTTGTTGGATCATCTGATAAGTCTTCCTCGTGATACTCTAAGATTTCCTCTGCAGATGAATTCACTTTTTCCATATTTAATCACTCCATGATTTAGTTTTTCTTCTATTTGTTTCTGAAGCGACAACACACACTTCCGAGCAGCAGCGTAGAGCCGGCTGCAAGCGTTAGGAAGCGCACTTTTTACACATAATCGTATCCTCTAGGGTATAGCCATCGTCGCTGAGACGGGATACTGGGCGCTCCACTATCGTGCATATCTGCGTTCTCCGTCAAATTCATTCTCTGAAAGCAGTATATATCTCCTTATTGCTTCATTTACAAATACACAAACCTGTTTCAACTATGAGCACCTCCAGATTCACGCAAAAAAAGAAGACAATATCACACCTCTTTCGTGTGGCATCCTCTCCTGTCTAAAGCTTCCGTATTTCACGTTGTTCACTCAATGGCTATGCCGGTACGGGATCTACAAAATCCATCTCTGAATCGAAAAGTATAGATCCATTTTCTAGGCAAAGGTGTTCAAGTAAACGGCGGACTTCATGATGGTTCTGAGGAGTGACTCGAACGAAGAATTTTCCGTTCCTGGTCCAGGTTAAATTTAATCCGGTTAACTTCTCCGCTATGACTTCCTCGGTCAGAAACCATGCCTTGAAATACAAATTGACGATCTTACGGATCTCACAGGATTCACTCACGCAGGTTGCTGAAGAAGCAAACCCATTTTCCGTATCCAGATATTCTTCCATCTCCAGTTTTTTCCCACAATAATGGCACGTTGTCGTTAAGCATCCCTATCCTCTCTCTTGGTATTGTTCCTCCAGCGGTATCGCCGGTCAACACGTTCCCTCCTTTGTGCATAAAAAATGGAGACAAAAAACACACGTGTCCCGTGTGTCGTTTGTCTCCAAATTTTAAGCCTATTTATCTGCGTGAAGCAGAGCCCCTATCTCAGCTGGAAAACTACGTTCCGCAGAGAAAATTAATGTGTATCATAATACAAATAGTATATAGATTTTTGGCAGTTTTGAAAAGAGTACACTTGAACTTGTACGAACCTTGTAGCAAATACGTAGTGAAATCCTAATCATTGAATATTCTCTGGAAATAAGGTGTAATGTACGCGATCCGCAATTTAGAGATGGCCACTGCCAGCGACACCGATCTTTGTCAGTGATCTATCTCAGGAAGCATTCTGCCACCAAGTTATTTCATTAATAATGACTACTTGAGTTATCGTATAATTTCAGCCAATAATCAACAGCAGTACTATATGAAATTTTCAGGATCTTTAAGTTCAGCATGACTAAATCGGTTTGCTCTTTTAATTAGAATTTCCAAGCGTTTTTTTGCTCCGAGTATAACCGTATCAAGTTTGAGTTCCTCTTGATCCTCCCAGCCAGGAACAGACTGAAAGAGGGCATCCTTTTCAAAACGTGCTTTTAACTCTGGATTATTAGTACTCAATAGCAGAGTAGACAAGCTACTCCATCCACCAGCTTGTAAGAGAAGAACATGAGCTTCTTTTAGGAATGTATCGAAACCTGGCATATTTCGCTCATATGTGATGTACAGGTCTATTATTGATAAAAGATGAATCTCAGATTGTTCCCAAAAGGACTGTGTACTGACTTCCCCTTTAGTGAGTTCAATTACTAACTCGCCTGACGCCGTTCTGGCCGCTGGAGAAATAATTCTTTCGATCATAGTATCATCCCTTTTTTAGATTGAATTTCGTATATCTGATCAAACGATTTGTAGTGTGCCAATAATCTAATTATACATTGTTTATTGATTTTAAAAATACGAGAGCATCATCAATACTTTCTACCTTGACCAACTGAAGTTTCAATATTGACGTCGGCATACCGATCCCGGACAGCCCGGTGCATCCGGAAGAACAACCAGCAATGCGAGCTGCAGGTTTGCCGCACAGACATCCGCAGTCGTCGGTTCGCCGGATCTGCCGAAGAACCAGGAGCACGAGGTGCAGGTTCGCTGCGCAGCAGTTTGCTAATCGCCATGCCAGTCTACAACTTTACTTTCCGAGTCTATCCTGAAAATATCGCTCCGTAGTACACCTGAAACGAAGTTATGCATCGGTTTGAGGTATGGCTTAGAGATGTGCACAAATATGTACCGGGCTAAGAAATCGAGTGGGAGACCCTGAAGTTGTTACGAAAACAGTTTTTCCTGGAGTTTATTGAGGAGCCTAATCTCTTCTCTACTCAACCCTTGCGAAAGATAATACGTTCCGGTGAAGATGTATATGTATCTACCGGCTGTCAGGCTCAAATGAGCTCCACCTATTTTTTAAAATGTTGCCCCTCGAAAAAGCCGAAAGCAATTAGTCAATAATGGAAAGGCTCCATCATTCGCTTAAAAATAGGTAACGAATGATGGAGCCTGTGGTGTGTTTCCTTGCTGATAACCATTGAAAAGTTCCGTGTTTACTTTAGTCTCTAAGGTTACTGAATGGATCATATTCAATGATATCAGTCCGTATCCTTTTCATGAGTTCATCAATTTCTTCGGTGCTACTACATTTAGCATATCCAAGTGCAAGTTCCAATAACGAACGTTCCTTTGGTCCGACTCTTACTAATCTATGATCTATATTTCTCAAATCTCTATCCAATATCGCAGGGTTCCTAGACAGAAGCTTTTCTAATTCTGAAGAATATTTATGTAACACATACTGAACATTTTTGACTTCGTTTGCGTAGCGTTCATAAAGTAAGACTGTGAGCGACGGTACCTTCACTAAAAACTCTCTCTCGTAGATTTCCCCTATTTGTATATAATATGGGCTATCTATCTGTTCCTCATTCAAATCAATGTAGTAAAGATAATCTGGTGCTTGATCTGCGACGACTTTATCTACAAAATCCTCACTTTCACGAATTAGCTCGACCTCTCCTAAATATTGTAAAATACTCTCCATATAGGTTCTATACTTATCGATAAAATCTGGTATTTCCAAGTTTAAAATATCATCCACTACTAGAGCTTTATTTTTATAGCAAAACGTGTTTAGAACATAGGCATGTCTACGTGAATAATGTTTTGAACAATATACGAAGATTTCATTCAAACGATAACGTCTTTTTTCCACAAGCTCTCGATGTTTATCTGATTTGATTTTCTGGATTCGATTCATAAATGTAAGATCGAACTGATCCTTTATTTTTGGGATAACCAAAGCAGCATACTGTTCTTCGATGTCACAGCGAAATTCCACATGATCTAGTATTTCCATGTGATCATTGGGATCATGGAATGTGTATTCGTTGTCCACTGTTCCTCTACGATTGTTAACTTTACGCTCGATGGATCGAACATAAAATTTGCAATCAATGGTCATGTTTCGAGATTCCAAATCTAAAAAATATGTAAATCCAGTCTCAGAATAGACTGCTTTAATTGGATCTCGAAAAAGCCGTGCCTGATCAACATTCCGAGCTTTGGAATACTGCAGAAACACGTTCGCATCAAAAATCCAGAAATCAAGGATTCCTGCCTGCCGGTAAAGATTATGCCTTCTTTTCCATTCTACTTCGGAGAGGGGGCTATGTTGAAATTCAAAGGCCCACTTCTGCCCTTTCATTTCTCCTAAGTTGTGTACTAGTAGAACATCAGCTATTTGATCCGTTTTTTGAATAAATACCTCTAGCTCAACGGTAGCCTCTGGAAATTTGGAAGTCAGCCATGAAAAAAGAATATTTTTCCCTTTGAGATGGTCAACGGTCTCTCTCTCATAATCTGAAACAACACATTCAGTGTGAGGTCTATGGGCAAAGTGGGCGATTGTTTTTGGCCCGTTCTTGTACATGACCAGGTTATCACAATTGGGACAATGCAGTTCATTGGACGAAGAAAGCTGACGAGTCTCCTCATCATCACAACTGGTAGAATACAATTCAAGTCCAGAGCTTGTTCGTGAACGCAACATATATCATACCTCCTCAATTTGAAGATTTATTCATTCAGTTCCGCATTTTTATAGGATCTCAATCAATGTAGGCGGTGGAAATGATGTAGATGCTCGTCGAATGATCCGATCATTTGTCCATATTAAATGGACTCATAATTAGGAATATTAAAATTGAAGTACCAGCATTTTGAGCTGCACATACACGGCCGGCTTCGTCGTTGGCGTGTCGATCATCAAAAATCGCCTTATTTGGACGAACTAAGCAAGTGAGCTGTACCAAGACGTCTGCCATTCGCTGATCGTTACACCGTGCCCTCAGGAGTACAAAGGTTCGGATGATTGAACGAAAATTGGATTCGCCTGTTTATACCTTTCTAATAATCATCCCATGAGACTTTCATCTCGGAAGAGAACATTAATGTATCTACTTCCTCAAGTGATAATTTTTTGGCTGCTGCAAATTGTAAATATCCTTTACGCAAACGATACCCAGATTTCGTTTTATCGATAAATATTGGCCTGCTAAACATTTTATGTTGATGGTAGTAAGAGACTTCTTGCTCAATTTCTTCAGTCGATGGACTTTTCGGAATTAACATGAGATCAACGGCAATATTGATTAATGGTACGCTTTTAGTTCGTGGTGGTAAGGGTTTTACCGTTGCCTTCGGTTCCTTGTCCAGTTTGTCCGGTAAAGCTTCCGCTTCAAATCCGATTACTCCCAATTGGGCATTATTTAAAAATTCAGCATCCATTTCAAGGTATAATTCTCCTTTAATTGAAATTCTCATACCAACTAAAGGTCTTCCTACATTCGATGCATGCTCCTTCAGCTTTTTATAAAGGTTGGCTTTAACCATACAAGAAAAGGTAATGTCTTGAGTAGGCTTAGGCAGATCTTTAGGGGAGATGTTGATCCACCGGACTTTATTGTAAGGATAACTTTTTCTGGTTGGCTGTATTCACTGAGGATTACTTTCTTAGATAAGATAATTCCAGTAATGACGACTTTCGCAGACAAATGATTACCTCCGTCAAGTAATAATTTAGTAATCAATTATATTGTGGATATTTATTTATTGAAAGGGAAATCTAATTGAGCACCCAGTTCGGTTTTACTTATTGCGAAAGAAATATGCATTTAAGCGTAATTAAAAGCAAATTAATAATAAGGAGTTGTTACTATGCCTACAACAAAAACGATACCAAGAACTTTGAATGAGGAACTATCTAAAGGTGATACGGGAGAACAGGTTTTATTCCTTCAAGCAGTATTAAATAAGCTTGGTTATTTACAAACTAAACCAGAGGAAGAGTCAATAGGATTAACGGCCCCAGAAGCTCATTTTGATGAAGATACGCAAGTAGCTCTTCGTAAATATCAAAATTTCCATGGGTTAAGCGAAACCGGTAAGTTAGATCAAAACACTCTAAATCAAATGTCTTTACCAAGATGTGGTCTCCCGGATGTTAATCTCACATCAAGTGATTTTAAAGCTCAAGGAAACCGTTGGGGAAAGACAGGTTTAAATTTTAAAATTGAAAATATAACTTCAGATCTACCTGAAAATGATGTGCGAAACGCTATCATTTCAGCACTAAGTTTTTGGAGTAAGGTTACCCCCTTAGTTTTTACAGAAACAAACGATAATAATGTTGACATACGTATAAAGTTTTCTACTTTTGAACATGGCGATGGCTCCCCTTTTGATGGTCAAGGGGGCATATTAGCTCACGGTTTCTCCCCTCCACCAAACGGAGGAGATATTGCTGGTGATGTACATTTTGATGATAGTGAAGTTTGGTCAGTAAATACACCTGCGTCAGGCATTGATTTGCTTACCGTTGCTATTCATGAATTTGGGCATTCTTTAGGACTTAATCATTCTAATGTAAAGGCTTCGGTGAGTCATCGTTATCTGCACGAAGATGACATCGAAGGGATTCAGTCCATTTACGGCAAAGCACTTCAATCTTGCGGAAATTCTGTTATCCTACAAAGTAAATTTGGAAATAAGGGAAATTTCGAGCTCATCACTCCCCTCACAACTGGAGGGCTTGCTCATTATTGGCGGAACAACGATGATCCAAATTTGCCTTGGAGTAGCCCTACTGTTTTTGCCACCGGTCTTGGTCGAATTGAGGCGCTTACTTTCATCCAAAGCAATTTTGGTATCCCCGGTAACTTCGAGGTATTTGTTCGGGTCGGTGAAAGGTTGGCTACTATGTGGTGTGATTCACAAACTCATAAATGGAGTGAACCCACTTTTTTGTTTGAAGGTGTGACCGGTAACCCTACTGTCATTCAAAGTCGCTTTGGAAATAAGGGAAATTTTGAGCTCATCACTCCCCTCACTACTGGAGGACTTGCTCATTATTGGCGGAACAACGATGATCCAAATTTGCCTTGGAGTAGCCCTACTGTTTTTGCCACCGGTCTTGGTCGAATTGAGGCGCTTACTTTCATCCAAAGCAATTTTGGTATCCCCGGTAACTTCGAGGTATTTGTTCGGGTCGGTGAAAGGTTGGCTACTATGTGGTGTGATTCACAAACTCATAAATGGAGTGAACCCACTTTTTTGTTTGAAGGTGTGACCGGTAACCCTACTGTCATTCAAAGTCGCTTTGGAAATAAGGGAAATTTTGAGCTCATCACTCCCCTCACTACTGGAGGACTTGCTCATTATTGGCGGAACAACGATGATCCAAATTTGCCTTGGAGTAGCCCTACTGTTTTTGCCACTGGTCTTGGTCGAATTGAAGCACTTACTTTCATTCAAAGCAATTTCGGTGTCCCTGGTAACTTCGAGGTATTTGTTCGGGTCGGTGAAAGGTTGGCTACTATGTGGTGTGATTCACAAACTCATAAATGGAGTGATATATCCTACATTCTGGGAAGCTGAGAGGTAAGCTCAACATAAAAAAGAGTAAAACTGCAAAAGTAAAATTAAGCAGAATCCATCTGTTACTTTTGTCGTTTTTTCTTCATGTTGGGTGAAAATAAAGTATTAGACAGGAGTAGTTGATTTAACGAGGTTCTTGTATTAAAGAATCG of the Paenibacillus sonchi genome contains:
- a CDS encoding competence protein CoiA encodes the protein MLRSRTSSGLELYSTSCDDEETRQLSSSNELHCPNCDNLVMYKNGPKTIAHFAHRPHTECVVSDYERETVDHLKGKNILFSWLTSKFPEATVELEVFIQKTDQIADVLLVHNLGEMKGQKWAFEFQHSPLSEVEWKRRHNLYRQAGILDFWIFDANVFLQYSKARNVDQARLFRDPIKAVYSETGFTYFLDLESRNMTIDCKFYVRSIERKVNNRRGTVDNEYTFHDPNDHMEILDHVEFRCDIEEQYAALVIPKIKDQFDLTFMNRIQKIKSDKHRELVEKRRYRLNEIFVYCSKHYSRRHAYVLNTFCYKNKALVVDDILNLEIPDFIDKYRTYMESILQYLGEVELIRESEDFVDKVVADQAPDYLYYIDLNEEQIDSPYYIQIGEIYEREFLVKVPSLTVLLYERYANEVKNVQYVLHKYSSELEKLLSRNPAILDRDLRNIDHRLVRVGPKERSLLELALGYAKCSSTEEIDELMKRIRTDIIEYDPFSNLRD
- a CDS encoding matrixin family metalloprotease; protein product: MPTTKTIPRTLNEELSKGDTGEQVLFLQAVLNKLGYLQTKPEEESIGLTAPEAHFDEDTQVALRKYQNFHGLSETGKLDQNTLNQMSLPRCGLPDVNLTSSDFKAQGNRWGKTGLNFKIENITSDLPENDVRNAIISALSFWSKVTPLVFTETNDNNVDIRIKFSTFEHGDGSPFDGQGGILAHGFSPPPNGGDIAGDVHFDDSEVWSVNTPASGIDLLTVAIHEFGHSLGLNHSNVKASVSHRYLHEDDIEGIQSIYGKALQSCGNSVILQSKFGNKGNFELITPLTTGGLAHYWRNNDDPNLPWSSPTVFATGLGRIEALTFIQSNFGIPGNFEVFVRVGERLATMWCDSQTHKWSEPTFLFEGVTGNPTVIQSRFGNKGNFELITPLTTGGLAHYWRNNDDPNLPWSSPTVFATGLGRIEALTFIQSNFGIPGNFEVFVRVGERLATMWCDSQTHKWSEPTFLFEGVTGNPTVIQSRFGNKGNFELITPLTTGGLAHYWRNNDDPNLPWSSPTVFATGLGRIEALTFIQSNFGVPGNFEVFVRVGERLATMWCDSQTHKWSDISYILGS